From Solibaculum mannosilyticum:
TTGCCAAGATATATACTTTATAAGGGGATTCATTGGGCAGGATGCCAGCATCGCCCCGTACCTCACGGATGACGTCGATGTGGAAGGCCCCTGCCCGATCGGCCGAAGCGTACTCAAATACGTCCGGATGGATGCCTTCAAATACTTTGTGGCAGGGGGCACACTGGCCGCAAGGGACTTCCTCTTCCCCACGGCATAGAAGCGCCGCCGCCAAAAGGCGGGCCAAGGTCCGTTTCCCGCATCCGTTCTGCCCCGTGAGCAAGACGGCATGCGGCAGCTGGCCGGCGTCCACCAGACGGGCCAGCTGGCCTTTTACCGATTGATTCCCTACTAGACCATGAAACTTCATACAAAGCCCTTACTCAATTATAGTTTTACAAATTTCTCCACGTCCACAACAAATACTGTGGCGCCGCCGATCTTGATCTCCACAGGATAGTTGGTGTACATTCCCATGCCGTAGACCGAGGGATCCGGCATCGTCTGTGTTCTCTGGCGGCTGTATTTGGAGATGATGTCGATGACCGCATCCACCTTATCGTCCTCCACGCCGATGAGGAACGTGGTATTGCCCGCACGGAGGAAACCGCCGGTGGTAGCTAATTTTGTGGTGGAAAAGCCCTCCTTGGTGAGCGCCGAGGATAATATAGCGCTGTCGTCATTGTTGACCACTGCAAGTACGAGTTTCATAACTGTATTCCCCTTTCGCCATACAGGATCACGTCGTCCTGCACGATATGTAATGGGAGCCTTTCTCCCGTTTCTATTTTACCACTTTTAATCGCCTGATTCCAGAGTGAATGAGTTCCAGCTGTACCCTTTGGTCTATTTTTTCCCCGGGCATGACCAGAGGCACGCCGGGAGGGCAGGGACAAGCGGCCTGAGCGGCGACGCGTCCCACGCACTGTTCTACATCCACCCATTGAGAAGGGCCCAGTACAGCCGCCCGAGGACGTTCCACCGCCTCCGGAAGGGTGGGTGCAAAATAGGCTTCTGACTGTTCCGTACCGTGGGGAAGAGCTGTAAGGGCATCCATGAGGCGTTGTAAATGCCGCTTCTCGTGGAAGGGGGAGGGGAGCAGTACAACCCACCCTTTGTCTGACATCTCCGGCTCAATCCCGTAAAGACGCAGATGCTCAGCGGCACGGCGGCCATCGACTCCGACAGCCAGGGTATTGAAAGCCAGACGCACTGGATCAACAGGACCTTTGGGGGAGGGGATTCCAAGTCCCTCCGCCCTTTTCTTGACCTCCTCCACCTGACCCTGTAATTGTGAAAAAGCAGCATTGCCTTTCTCCTGCATCCAGCTGCGACATAGATCCAGGGAAGCCATAATGGGATAGGAGGGGCTGGTGGAACCAAAGAGAGCCATGGCATCCAAAGCGCCTTCCGCCGGCATGCGCTGTCCCAGCTGAAGCCAGGCGCCGCCCGTGAGCACCGGGAGGGTTTTGTGAGCCGAATCCGCACAGGCGTCGGCCCCCAGGTGAAGGGGATGGATATCGGGCGTCAGGAGGGAAAAGTGAGCGCCGTGGGCGTTGTCCACCAGCAGCAGGACGCCCCGGCGACGGCATACCGCCGCTAAGGAGGCGATATCACTGCGCGTGCCGTAGTAATCGGGGGAGGTGACGTACACCGCTTTGGCGTCGGGATGGCGCAAAAGCGCATCCTCCACGTCGTCGGGATGAATGCGGCCGGGGAGGCCGGGACCGGCATCGGGACGTGGCAATACCCATACGGGAGTGATGTCCAGGAGGGCCATGGCGTTGACCGCCGACCGATGGAGCGTCCGGCCAAAGATGACCTTACCTCCCGTGGGGGCTGCCAGATAAAGCATAGCCTGGATACACAAGGTGCATCCTCCCGACGAAAGCAAGGTGCGCTTGGCATGAAAAAAACCGGCGGCCAGTTCCATAGCCTGTGCGATGGGC
This genomic window contains:
- a CDS encoding cyclic-di-AMP receptor, which translates into the protein MKLVLAVVNNDDSAILSSALTKEGFSTTKLATTGGFLRAGNTTFLIGVEDDKVDAVIDIISKYSRQRTQTMPDPSVYGMGMYTNYPVEIKIGGATVFVVDVEKFVKL
- a CDS encoding aminotransferase class I/II-fold pyridoxal phosphate-dependent enzyme; its protein translation is MSNSMPLVQALRGHLSLGRISFHTPGHKGLPSPLDGLGDLKRLDLTELPDTDSLYEADGPIAQAMELAAGFFHAKRTLLSSGGCTLCIQAMLYLAAPTGGKVIFGRTLHRSAVNAMALLDITPVWVLPRPDAGPGLPGRIHPDDVEDALLRHPDAKAVYVTSPDYYGTRSDIASLAAVCRRRGVLLLVDNAHGAHFSLLTPDIHPLHLGADACADSAHKTLPVLTGGAWLQLGQRMPAEGALDAMALFGSTSPSYPIMASLDLCRSWMQEKGNAAFSQLQGQVEEVKKRAEGLGIPSPKGPVDPVRLAFNTLAVGVDGRRAAEHLRLYGIEPEMSDKGWVVLLPSPFHEKRHLQRLMDALTALPHGTEQSEAYFAPTLPEAVERPRAAVLGPSQWVDVEQCVGRVAAQAACPCPPGVPLVMPGEKIDQRVQLELIHSGIRRLKVVK